The following DNA comes from Hordeum vulgare subsp. vulgare chromosome 3H, MorexV3_pseudomolecules_assembly, whole genome shotgun sequence.
TGCTTGGATATTGTCTTGATTAATATTATTAATTGCCATTTAAGAAAAAAATTGAGGCCTCAAAATTTTAGGGGCTCTGTGCCATTGCACACGCTGCACCTGCTTGCCATACAGGCTTGTTGACCATCTTGCGGGAGCTAGAGGCACCTGTGGTTTCTTGCGGTTTAGCGCAGTTTGCTGTGGGCCACCTAGTAGTATCCTGGTCGAGGTCGTTTTTCAGTCAGTGACGCGCTTGTGTTGTATTCTGTAGAGATGAAGCGTTTTTCAGCCTTGTTGTTTAGTGCCATTAAGTATTTGCTACACATTAGCTATTGGTTTGCAGCTTGTGATGTTTTGCTCAGAAGCAAGGATTCACATATTTCTGTGACGCTACCTTTGTCAAATTTCAATCATGTCAGGTATTGATCTCCTAATGGATAATGTCTACTGTACAGAGAGCAAAAAGGTAAATCATAGTTGTCGGGATCAATCAGCTGCACCAGCCGCATCTGGTTCGACAACATCCAGCAACATTGGAAGTATCTCGCCTTCTTCCATAGTCGGAGAAGAACTTAAACTAGCAGCCCAACTGCGTAGGTTTACGTTCAATGAACTTAAGTGCGCCACCAGAAACTTTCGACCTGAGAGTCTTCTTGGCGAGGGAGGTTTTGGTTGTGTCTTTAAAGGTTGGATTGAAGAGAATGGAACTGCTCCAATGAAACCTGGCACAGGATTAACTGTTGCTGTCAAGACACTCAACCATGATGGGCTTCAGGGGCATAAGGAGTGGGTGGTATGTTTTTACTTTCTTTGGTATGCAGCACACGATACATTATGGTATTAGCTTTAACTGCTTCATTAAGTAAACTATCATTATGTGTTCTCAGGCAGAAGTCGATTTCCTTGGAAACCTTCAACATCCACACCTAGTGAAATTGGTTGGTTACTGCATTGAAGATGACCAACGGTTGCTAGTATACGAATTTATGCCCCGCGGAAGTTTGGAGAACCATCTTTTCAGGAGTAAGTGTTattttggtttactctttgtcaaaTATACCATATGATGCCGATTTTCACTCTTTCAAGACATCTACCCTTGTTGAAATATTTAATACATAGCATATTTTTCTTCTACTCTTATACTCTTGGTTGAATATCACTCGTTAGGCATTATTTGTTACTTATTGTTTGCTCCTCCTAACTTTTTATTCCATTGCTAAAATTCTGCTTGTGTGCTAAATTTGATGAAACCTAAATTTGTTAGTTTTATTACAACTATATTCGTCCAGTAACTGTCTTGAATAATTGTACTAAATAGGGTCATTTCCGCTCCCATGGGCTATCAGAATGAAAATTGCACTTGGTGCTGCAAAAGGCCTTGCATTTCTTCACGAAGAAGCTGAAAGGCCAGTGATATATCGGGATTTCAAAACTTCAAATATTCTTTTGGATGCGGTATGCAACTCTACTGAGAACAGATAATCTATGATCACTCAGGCTATTACATTTGCCCATTTCTTACATTTATTTCCAGGAATACAATGCAAAACTCTCTGATTTTGGACTTGCAAAAGATGGCCCTGAGGGTGATAAGACACATGTATCCACTCGGGTCATGGGAACATACGGATATGCAGCTCCTGAGTATGTCATGACAGGTGAGTTGATCAGTTGTTGTCCTGCATCATACTACTAAACTTGTCCTCAAAATTGGAGCAAATCTTGCATGATGTTATCCTTATTGTTCTGTCCAGTTACTGCTGGTGTGTCCTATACTTCAATCATTCAATCTATGCTAGATAGACTGAACTTCGTACATACTTAACCGGCACACAATGCATTATGTTTCCTTTGATAGGTGATATGCTTATAACCTAGCAACCATATTATAATGACTGTACAAGGATGGTGTGTGTGGAGTGTATTAGGGCCTGCACCATTTTTGCCCACCTTCGCATTTATGTGGATGCTATTATTGCGTATGATATTAATTTAGGTGATGACAGATATTTAAGGCACTCCATGTGCTGCTGTGGGTTTGTGCAATAGCTGTTCGTCTGAATTCATTCCTCTCTGAGGTAGTCAGAAATCTGATTACAATTTCACTGGCTCAAGATAATCTTGCCCATTTTGAGTCATCTAAGCTGAATGAATCTCCTAGAAAATAGACAAGTTACCACTCATTCAATTGTTCGAGTAGATTGTTGAATTCCCTCGCATGTTCTACTGCTTATAAGTTCATTTCTTGCTCAGGTCACCTGACATCAAAGAGCGATGTATACAGTTTTGGAGTGGTGCTCCTAGAGATGATGTCAGGCAGAAGGTCGATGGACAAGAACAGGCCAAACGGGGAGCACAATCTGGTTGAATGGGCACGCCCTTATCTTGGAGAAAGAAGGCGATTCTATAGGCTCGTAGATCCCCGTCTAGAGGGAAATTTCTCCATAAAAGGCGCTCAGAAGACGGCTCAGCTGGCACATGCTTGCCTTAGCCGGGATCCTAAGGCTAGGCCTCTCATGAGCCAAGTGGTTGAAGTCCTGAAGCCTCTTCCAAACCTGAAAGACATGGCtagctcctcctacttcttccagTCCATGCGTCAAGAACGTGCCGCAAGCCTCAACAACCCAAATGGTAGCCAGAGCATGAAGGCACAGAGCACCTTTGCACGGAACGGCGTGCAGCCAATGAGGAGCCTCTCCTACGGTCCGCACGCTTCTCCATACCGCCAGTCTCCAAGGCCCAACGGCAAACAGTCCTAAGACTCACCGGTTCACCATGACTGGTTCAAAGGTTGGGTTTTCGTCCAGCACTGATGGATAAATGGTGCGTGCACTGGCTGTGGCCTCCGTCGCCGTGGATAGGCAGATCAGCAGATGCCATCAAGGATGATTAGAATTCCGCAGTGAAGATTTCTTCTCGTTGCTTAGCTTTTAGCTGCTTCTGTATCTATTACTCTGGCAACCTTGACTTGGGAGGGGGGAATCAGACAGGGTTTTGTTTGCCATTTGAACAAATGCTCGGACGGATGCTTAGAAACTCTACTGATTGGAGAATCAACCATCGGCACAGGAAGGAAAGCCCTGGTGCATGTATGGCTCTCTGGTCTCTTATTCAGGGCAGATTTTTTACTTgttaaaagaaaaatgaaagacAAACGTCGTCTTCGCCATCATATCATTCTTCCATGATGAAGAATGGCAGCGGCCTATTTAAGTTGCATGTGCTATTGATGGGGGTGACAGTGCTCGCTTTCAGATTGTGGTACATTTGCCAGATCAAATGCATAATCATGAATGGTTATCGCTGGCACTCGCCATTACTCCTGGTGCTTGTCTCGTTTCCTTGTTGGGTGGGTCACATTCAGCCAGCACGGGTATGGCGATGACAGTTGTTAGAGATATATTTGTTGTATATGTATTTGATAGTTTAGGATTTGTAATTCATCTTATATCTTATCTTTAGAAGCGACTTCTTATCTTTCAAGTTTGGACTTCTATATATACTCATCCGTGAGGTTCAATATAACAACCATCATATTCCGCATTAATATCACTCTATCCCTTCTAATATGGTATCAGCCTAACCAATCCAAACCCTAGCTCCTGTTCGACGCTTCCGTCCCGTGCGATGTCCCCGGGGCGGTCGGCCTCCATGATCGTCATCGGGGCTCGTTCGCCGTCGTGTTGACCGGCTGCCTTAGAGAGTTCTTTCTCGACCTTTTGATCCAGATTCTCTCTCTCTTGCCAGTCACTTTATCAgtgttttttttttgattttctgATCTAAAATCGGTTTGCATCGTCACTCACCGTTGTCGACCACCATGCCTTTACTCTGACATCGGCACGACCACCCGACCTCTCCTGTAAACCGACGACCTCGCGCGACGCGACGACCTCTCATGGCCGTCGCCCGCGCGTCTGCTTGCGTGTTGCCCTGCACCGGTCGTTGCTGCCTCTTCACCAGCATCACCTTCATTGCGTCGTCGGTCGCACACCATCTTCCTCGGGCCGGTTGCTCCGGTCGGGTCGACCTCGCCGTCTGCCTCGGACCGGCTGCATGCTCCGACTGCATCGGTTGCCTCGGGCTGGCTGCCGGCTCCAGCCGCGTCAACCTCGACGACTGCCTCAACCTCGACGGCTGCCTCGGGTCGACTGCTGGCTATCGGTTGCGTCGGCCTCCCCTGCTGCTTCAGGCCGAATGCCAGCTCCGAACGCATGGGGCTCGTACATACGTGACTCACGCCGTTCGTCGTTGCCGGCTTCATCTTGGACTCCGCCGCCACCCCGCTTCCACCGAGCGACGTTCCCACCCACGCGTGcgatcggattgatcacccgcTCGCCCACGATCCACCTCATCTATGCCATGTGACTCATCTGGCCCATCGGTTGCGCGCGCCTTCGCCGGTCCCGTGAAGACTGTCCCGAGTATAGTGCACCCCTCCATCGATCGAGCAACGGACTTCCGTTGCGTCATCTCATCGGGCCGCCGCTCCGTGGTTTTCCTCGTGGCTGTACCGACTCGTGCATTGCGGGTACGTCACCCTTTCGGGCGGTAGTGCTGCGACACGCGGTCCCCGTGATCCGCGAGTCGCCGCTACATTGCCCCTTCGGGTTGTAGTGCTGCGACACGCGGTCCCCGCTGCCGCCCGAGGCCATCCCCGTGGCTGCATCGACCCACGCTCCATCGCTGTGCTGCCCCTTCGGGCCATCGCACCGCGGTTCACGGTCCACGACGTTGCCCCGACCTACACGTCGTGGCTGTGTCGCCCCTTTGGGCCGTAGCGCCCGACACATGGTCCACTCCGCTGTCCCACGGGTCAATTTCTACTTGGCATGAGCCACACCGCCTCCCTAGGTGCGAGCACATCGCCGTCCGCGTTGGTCTTTGTCATGTTGTCAGGTTCTTCATCGCCCACTTCGAGCATCGCCGCCACACTCCTACCAGCCGCCACCACTGCCATCAGGCCGCCGCCGCGGCTCTTCTTGGCGCCGTTGTGGCCCGCCCACGCGAGCCGCGCCACCCCTTTTCTTCGACGCCGTTGTAGCTCACCCACCCGAGCCGCGTCTCCCATTGACCCCTTCGTCTTCGTCTAGCACCAGCTCATCACCCGCGTCATTGTCATCTACTCCGAGCACTTCATGTACTCCGACAACCACATGCGATCTCATCCCCAGCTAGTTTGCACCGCAACCATAGTCGAGTCCTTCTCTGATACCCCCCTCGACATGGAGTACAAGCTTGTGCAGGTCCCCATCACGTGTCTTCGTCCCGATGTGTTTTCAGGCCTGGCATGCTTGCAGCGGCGTATCGTCAACATCGACTTCGTCCGTCGACGCATGCCCGATGCTGGCAGCACTGATGTGTGCCTTCGTCCACGATGTGTTTCGAGGCTTGGCAAACCCGAcgcgatgatgacccacaagtgtaggggatctatcgtagtcctttcgataagagtgtcgaacccaacgaggagcagaaggaaatgacaagcgttttcagtaaggtattctctgcaagcactgaaactatcggtaacacatagttttaTGATAAGGTAatacgtaacgggtagcaagtaacaaatgtaacaaaggtgcagcaaggtgaccAATCCTTTTTGGAGCAAAggataagcctggacaaactcttatataaataaAAGCGCCCCCgagaacacatgggaatttatgtcaagctagttttcatcatgctcatatgatttgctttcgttactttgataatttggtatgtgggtggaccggtgcttgggtgttgcccttacttggacaaacctcccacttatgattaacctatctcgcaagcatccgcaactacgaaaaaagaactaaggtaaatctaaccatagcatgaaacatatggatccaaatgaaccccttatgaagcaacacataaactagggtttaagcttctctcactctagcgacccatcatctacttattactttccaatgccttcccctaggcacaaataatgatgaagtgtcatgtagtcgacgttcacatgacaccactagaggagagacaacatacatcttatcaaaatatcgaacaaataccaaattcacatgattacttataacaagacttatctcatgtcctcaagaacaaacgtaactactcacaaagcatattcatgttcataatcagaggagtattaataatcattaaggatgtgaacatataatcttccaccaaattaaCCAAATAGCattaactacaaggagtaatcaacactactagcaaccgagaggtaccaatatgaggttttgagacaaagatcggaaacaagagatgaactagggtttggagaggagatggtgctgatgaagatgttgatggatatttaccccctctcgatgagagtatcgttggtgatgacgatggcttcgatttcccgctccgtgagggaagtttccccggcggaatagctccgccggagctctagattggttctgtcgaagttctgcctcgagacggcggcgcctcgtcctgaaagctctgatatgatt
Coding sequences within:
- the LOC123443775 gene encoding serine/threonine-protein kinase PBL34-like isoform X1, with product MGKEGTRRGQDVRRRKGKEAAMDEEDAAPPTGCWIRLPRLGGGCMSSGSKVDSSTSGACANASGIDLLMDNVYCTESKKVNHSCRDQSAAPAASGSTTSSNIGSISPSSIVGEELKLAAQLRRFTFNELKCATRNFRPESLLGEGGFGCVFKGWIEENGTAPMKPGTGLTVAVKTLNHDGLQGHKEWVAEVDFLGNLQHPHLVKLVGYCIEDDQRLLVYEFMPRGSLENHLFRRSFPLPWAIRMKIALGAAKGLAFLHEEAERPVIYRDFKTSNILLDAEYNAKLSDFGLAKDGPEGDKTHVSTRVMGTYGYAAPEYVMTGHLTSKSDVYSFGVVLLEMMSGRRSMDKNRPNGEHNLVEWARPYLGERRRFYRLVDPRLEGNFSIKGAQKTAQLAHACLSRDPKARPLMSQVVEVLKPLPNLKDMASSSYFFQSMRQERAASLNNPNGSQSMKAQSTFARNGVQPMRSLSYGPHASPYRQSPRPNGKQS
- the LOC123443775 gene encoding serine/threonine-protein kinase PBL34-like isoform X2; this encodes MGKEGTRRGQDVRRRKGKEAAMDEEDAAPPTGCWIRLPRLGGGCMSSGSKVDSSTSGACANASESKKVNHSCRDQSAAPAASGSTTSSNIGSISPSSIVGEELKLAAQLRRFTFNELKCATRNFRPESLLGEGGFGCVFKGWIEENGTAPMKPGTGLTVAVKTLNHDGLQGHKEWVAEVDFLGNLQHPHLVKLVGYCIEDDQRLLVYEFMPRGSLENHLFRRSFPLPWAIRMKIALGAAKGLAFLHEEAERPVIYRDFKTSNILLDAEYNAKLSDFGLAKDGPEGDKTHVSTRVMGTYGYAAPEYVMTGHLTSKSDVYSFGVVLLEMMSGRRSMDKNRPNGEHNLVEWARPYLGERRRFYRLVDPRLEGNFSIKGAQKTAQLAHACLSRDPKARPLMSQVVEVLKPLPNLKDMASSSYFFQSMRQERAASLNNPNGSQSMKAQSTFARNGVQPMRSLSYGPHASPYRQSPRPNGKQS